A genomic stretch from Nilaparvata lugens isolate BPH chromosome 8, ASM1435652v1, whole genome shotgun sequence includes:
- the LOC111051174 gene encoding LOW QUALITY PROTEIN: thioredoxin domain-containing protein (The sequence of the model RefSeq protein was modified relative to this genomic sequence to represent the inferred CDS: inserted 1 base in 1 codon) produces MKLIFTIVFAFLCTYEVFGSSLEVVNDNELVNLMMSEQYVIVLFVKKDCKESEKFETEVLKIREDLVDSLGAWVVKVVDSYLLRLYTPSKEPALVFFRHGIPLLYDGELNDDLILETFIYNKEPAVKELTDDNFEHLTQAASGATTGDWFVMFHSTNCVECKRLQARWETVGAKLKTRMNVAVVNRETTGRVTSRRFAIVDTPTFVLFRAQKMYRYNIPKYDIASFVSFATEWYXNARAEVVPAPKAPFDDLVQAVVDYMLENPMIWKIASMVISMIVLFLVRQKLKAVEKKAEKKTKKSTKEKSKSK; encoded by the exons ATGAAGCTAAtttttacaatagtttttgCATTTTTATGCACCTATGAAGTTTTTGGTTCTTCTTTGGAGGTGGTGAATGATAATGAGTTAGTGAATCTCATGATGTCTGAACAGTATGTTATTGTTTTATTTG tgAAGAAAGACTGCAAGGAATCGGAGAAATTTGAGACTGAAGTTTTGAAAATCAGAGAAGATCTAGTAGATTCCCTAGGCGCCTGGGTTGTGAAAGTAGTTGACAGTTACCTGTTGAGATTGTACACTCCATCTAAGGAGCCTGCATTGGTCTTTTTCAGACATGGAATTCCTCTGCTCTATGATG GTGAGCTGAATGATGATCTGATTCTGGAAACATTCATATACAACAAAGAGCCGGCTGTGAAAGAGCTTACCGATGATAATTTCGAGCACTTGACACAAGCTGCATCCGGGGCCACCACTGGAGACTGGTTTGTCATGTT TCACTCGACGAATTGCGTGGAATGCAAGCGGCTGCAGGCCAGATGGGAGACAGTGGGAGCCAAGCTGAAGACCAGGATGAACGTGGCTGTGGTGAATCGTGAAACAACTGGTCGTGTCACGTCACGAAGATTCGCAATCGTTGATACTCCCACTTTTGTCCT GTTCCGTGCCCAAAAGATGTATCGTTACAACATTCCAAAATATGATATTGCGTCATTTGTTAGTTTTGCCACTGAGTGGT AGAATGCACGAGCCGAAGTTGTTCCAGCTCCCAAGGCCCCATT CGACGACTTGGTACAGGCAGTCGTGGATTACATGCTTGAAAACCCAATGATCTGGAAGATCGCTTCAATGGTCATTTCAATGATTGTTCTCTTCCTTGTCAGACAAAAGCTGAAAGCTGTTGAAAAGAAAGCCGAAAAGAAAACGAAAAAATCGACAAAAGAAAAGTCAAAGTCGAAGTGA
- the LOC111051172 gene encoding translation initiation factor eIF-2B subunit alpha codes for MDKKDIKEYFCGIMKKEKDVSAGIATIRTLLKYLEHDTSETVQELDANLKKAVDVMRNTDMPVTAVASGSELFLRFITLAALDVKTFAECKKIMLHRGEFFLKKLMEARGKVGKLASTFIFDGAKILLHSKSRVVLCAMEEAVKQNKRFEVYVTKSAPDSSGEQMARDLEKINVPCTVILDSAIGYVMEQVDMVMVGAEGVVESGGIINKVGSFTMAVCAREMKKPFYVLTESFKFARLYPLNQRDLPNEFKYPASMLKKDVSKEHPLVDYTPPAYITHLFTDLGILTPSAVSDELIRLYL; via the exons ATGGACAAAAAAG ATATTAAAGAATATTTCTGTGGGAtcatgaagaaggagaaagatgtCTCTGCTGGAATCGCAACAATTCGAACTCTGCTAAAATATCTTGAGCATGACACGT CTGAAACCGTTCAGGAATTAGATGCAAATCTGAAGAAAGCTGTTGATGTTATGAGGAACACAGACATGCCAGTTACAGCCGTAGCTTCTGGCAGTGAATTGTTTCTCAGGTTTATAACTTTGGCTGCTCTAGATGTTAAG ACTTTTGCTGAATGTAAGAAAATTATGCTTCATCGAGGCGAATTTTTCCTAAAGAAGCTCATGGAAGCGAGAGGAAAAGTTGGAAAACTGGCATCGACTTTCATATTTGATGGCGCT AAAATATTGCTGCATTCCAAGTCGAGAGTTGTTCTTTGTGCAATGGAAGAAGCGGTCAAACAGAATAAGAGGTTCGAGGTGTATGTTACGAAATCTGCCCCAGATAGTAGTGG GGAGCAAATGGCTAGGGACTTGGAAAAGATCAATGTTCCATGTACGGTTATATTGGACTCTGCCATTGGATATGTCATGGAACAAGTTGATATGGTGATGGTGGGAGCAGAAGGTGTAGTGGAAAGTGGAGGTATTATCAATAAG GTTGGTAGCTTTACAATGGCGGTATGTGCAAGAGAAATGAAGAAGCCATTCTATGTTCTGACCGAGAGCTTCAAATTCGCCAGACTCTATCCTCTGAATCAGAGAGACCTGCCAAATGAATTCAag TATCCAGCCAGTATGTTGAAGAAGGACGTCAGTAAGGAGCATCCTCTAGTGGACTACACTCCACCAGCTTATATCACACATCTTTTCACTGATCTTGGAATTCTGACTCCTTCGGCTGTTAGTGATGAACTCATAAGATTATATCTGTGA